Proteins from a single region of Nocardioides anomalus:
- a CDS encoding ABC transporter permease codes for MLLPLVAIVARVDWAHFGSLITSESSRAAFWLSLKTSAASTALCVVFGVPMALVLARSDLPGLGALRSLVLLPLVLPPVVGGLALLYTFGRRGLLGSELDALGLQIAFTTVAVVLAQTFVALPFLVVSLEGSLRTAGQRYEVVAASLGAGPTTVFRRITLPLVLPGLLSGAVLSFARSLGEFGATITFAGSLQGRTRTLPLEIYLQRETDPDAAVALALVLVVVAVLVIGLARQTRSAL; via the coding sequence GTGCTGCTCCCGCTCGTGGCCATCGTGGCCCGGGTCGACTGGGCGCACTTCGGCTCGCTCATCACCTCCGAGTCGTCGCGTGCGGCGTTCTGGCTGAGCCTCAAGACGTCCGCGGCGAGCACGGCGCTGTGCGTCGTGTTCGGCGTGCCGATGGCGCTGGTCCTGGCCCGCTCGGACCTGCCCGGGCTGGGTGCGCTGCGCTCGCTGGTGCTGCTGCCCCTCGTGCTGCCACCGGTCGTGGGCGGACTGGCGCTGCTCTACACCTTCGGGCGGCGCGGGCTGCTGGGCTCGGAGCTCGACGCGCTGGGCCTCCAGATCGCCTTCACCACGGTGGCGGTGGTGCTGGCCCAGACCTTCGTGGCGCTGCCGTTCCTCGTGGTGTCCCTGGAGGGCTCGCTGCGCACGGCGGGGCAGCGCTACGAGGTCGTGGCCGCCTCGCTCGGGGCCGGTCCGACCACGGTCTTCCGGCGGATCACGCTGCCGCTGGTGCTGCCCGGGCTGCTGTCCGGCGCGGTGCTGTCCTTCGCGCGGTCGCTGGGGGAGTTCGGGGCGACCATCACCTTCGCGGGCTCGCTCCAGGGGCGCACCCGCACGCTGCCGCTCGAGATCTACCTCCAGCGCGAGACCGACCCCGACGCCGCGGTCGCGCTGGCCCTGGTGCTCGTCGTGGTCGCCGTGCTCGTCATCGGGCTCGCGCGGCAGACGCGGAGCGCGCTGTGA
- a CDS encoding sulfate/molybdate ABC transporter ATP-binding protein — MSLSLSFAVPSRGVEVALTVEAGTTLALLGPNGSGKSTALGVAAGLVRPAAGTVTLDGRVLTDVAAGVQVPPHARRTALLGQEPLLFPHLSALENVAFGPRSTGASRADARASAQEWLALVGVGDLGARRPAQLSGGQAQRVAVARALAASPGLVLLDEPMAALDVAVQPALRQTLRRVLADRTAVVVTHDPLDALLLADRVVVLTDGAVVEEGASAEVLSRPRSAFAARLAGLNLVTGALREGAVEAPDGLRVHGVADPLPAEGSPAVATFRPAAVAVYREIVEGSPRNAFPVTVTELEPLADRVRVHAGALHADVTVQAVAALDLEVGLPVVFAVKATEVAVYGL, encoded by the coding sequence GTGAGCCTGTCGCTGTCCTTCGCGGTGCCCTCGCGCGGGGTCGAGGTCGCGCTCACGGTCGAGGCCGGCACGACGCTGGCGCTGCTCGGGCCCAACGGCTCGGGCAAGTCCACCGCGCTCGGGGTCGCCGCCGGGCTGGTGCGGCCGGCGGCCGGCACCGTGACGCTCGACGGACGGGTGCTGACCGACGTGGCGGCCGGCGTGCAGGTGCCGCCGCACGCGCGGCGTACCGCCCTGCTGGGACAGGAGCCGCTGCTCTTCCCGCACCTCTCGGCGCTGGAGAACGTCGCCTTCGGGCCGCGGTCCACCGGCGCCTCGCGCGCCGACGCGCGGGCCTCGGCCCAGGAGTGGCTGGCGCTGGTCGGGGTCGGCGACCTCGGGGCGCGGCGCCCGGCGCAGCTCTCCGGCGGCCAGGCGCAGCGGGTCGCGGTGGCCCGGGCGCTCGCCGCCTCGCCCGGGCTGGTGCTGCTCGACGAGCCGATGGCCGCGCTCGACGTGGCCGTGCAGCCGGCCCTGCGCCAGACGCTGCGGCGGGTGCTGGCCGACCGCACGGCCGTGGTCGTCACCCACGACCCGCTGGACGCGCTGCTGCTCGCCGACCGTGTCGTCGTGCTGACCGACGGCGCCGTGGTCGAGGAGGGGGCGTCGGCGGAGGTGCTGTCGCGCCCGCGCTCGGCGTTCGCGGCGCGGCTGGCCGGGCTCAACCTGGTCACCGGGGCGCTCCGCGAGGGCGCCGTCGAGGCGCCCGACGGGCTGCGGGTGCACGGCGTGGCCGACCCGCTGCCGGCCGAGGGGTCGCCCGCGGTGGCGACGTTCCGGCCCGCCGCGGTCGCGGTCTACCGCGAGATCGTCGAGGGCTCGCCCCGCAACGCCTTCCCGGTCACGGTCACCGAGCTCGAGCCGCTGGCCGACCGGGTCCGGGTGCACGCCGGCGCACTGCACGCCGACGTCACCGTCCAGGCCGTGGCCGCGCTCGACCTCGAGGTCGGGCTGCCGGTGGTCTTCGCGGTGAAGGCCACCGAGGTCGCGGTCTACGGGCTCTAG
- the modA gene encoding molybdate ABC transporter substrate-binding protein, translating into MWFDAAVTFRRTGAALAAATLLLSLAACGDDSDSGSDSGSGAGAGSDTTLTVYAAASLTQTFQAIGQEFEAAHDGVSVEFSFGGSSDLVAQLQQGAPADVFASADQANMDKLTADDLQADDPQPFATNTLEIATPPDNPAGISSFADLAGDGVKVVVCAPEVPCGAATVKAEEATGVTLSPVSEEQSVTDVLGKVTSGEADAGLVYVTDVEAAGDDVTGVPFPESADIVNTYPIVALKDSDHADLAQAFVDLVLSDQGQGILEEAGFAQP; encoded by the coding sequence ATGTGGTTCGATGCGGCGGTGACCTTCCGGCGTACGGGCGCGGCCCTGGCGGCCGCCACCCTCCTGTTGTCCCTGGCCGCGTGCGGCGACGACTCCGACTCGGGCTCCGACTCGGGCTCCGGCGCGGGCGCCGGCTCCGACACCACGCTCACGGTGTACGCCGCCGCCTCGCTCACCCAGACCTTCCAGGCCATCGGCCAGGAGTTCGAGGCCGCGCACGACGGGGTGAGCGTCGAGTTCAGCTTCGGCGGCTCCTCCGACCTGGTCGCCCAGCTCCAGCAGGGCGCGCCCGCCGACGTCTTCGCCTCCGCCGACCAGGCCAACATGGACAAGCTGACCGCCGACGACCTCCAGGCCGACGACCCGCAGCCGTTCGCCACCAACACCCTCGAGATCGCCACGCCTCCGGACAACCCGGCGGGCATCAGCTCCTTCGCCGACCTGGCCGGCGACGGCGTCAAGGTCGTGGTCTGCGCCCCCGAGGTGCCGTGCGGGGCGGCGACGGTCAAGGCCGAGGAGGCGACCGGTGTGACGCTCAGCCCGGTGAGCGAGGAGCAGTCGGTCACCGACGTGCTCGGCAAGGTCACCTCGGGCGAGGCCGACGCCGGGCTGGTCTACGTCACCGACGTCGAGGCGGCGGGGGACGACGTGACCGGCGTACCGTTCCCGGAGTCCGCAGACATCGTCAACACCTACCCGATCGTCGCGCTGAAGGACTCCGACCACGCCGACCTGGCCCAGGCCTTCGTGGACCTGGTCCTGAGCGACCAGGGCCAGGGCATCCTCGAGGAGGCCGGCTTCGCCCAGCCGTGA
- a CDS encoding TOBE domain-containing protein, with protein sequence MAEHLRIGEVAQAVGVSVDTLRRWESEGRVTFERHGNQRVLPADQLAPLLASLAGSSSTSSARNRMSGIVVAVKRDGVMAQVELACGDYRIVSLMSRDAADELGLEVGKPATAVVKATNVIVEVAP encoded by the coding sequence GTGGCGGAGCACCTGCGCATCGGCGAGGTCGCCCAGGCGGTCGGCGTCAGCGTCGACACCCTGCGGCGGTGGGAGAGCGAGGGGCGCGTCACCTTCGAGCGGCACGGCAACCAGCGCGTGCTTCCGGCCGACCAGCTCGCGCCGCTGCTGGCCTCGCTGGCCGGCTCCTCGTCGACGTCCAGCGCCCGCAACCGGATGAGCGGCATCGTGGTCGCGGTCAAGCGGGACGGGGTGATGGCGCAGGTGGAGCTGGCCTGCGGCGACTACCGCATCGTGTCGCTGATGAGCCGCGACGCGGCCGACGAGCTGGGTCTCGAGGTCGGCAAGCCGGCGACCGCCGTGGTCAAGGCGACGAACGTGATCGTCGAGGTCGCGCCCTAG